One genomic segment of Hydra vulgaris chromosome 14, alternate assembly HydraT2T_AEP includes these proteins:
- the LOC136090723 gene encoding uncharacterized protein LOC136090723, which produces MAESNVNICSDDFDFIFLDIDQNLLDNEIEDNLNEALDEVTAAAVFTCQNCKKFYKTKGGLTRHMRSKHTNRKTDEVNLLSIETLKILVTEAINTLLSEKYYPDSILDKISQYNNEINDVLYNQCNTIYKKLVNSGNGENFYMQTYSTLIKDSEKYFNELEKPCSTLISTTLTDKILYYYKKSCSLNKPIEPKPISAKELDGLQYLAGYVVSKFLKKAKNSKNYQSAENQAIIAILKHSILEKNKPSGQILIDAQNRGGLTSLTEECQQIFIQTEIKFRAETIDTLLRKIDIPNMASELIRNTTVQCFYNAIVDNSCQFKIEKEIKTNLLENMIKLYLRVRTFSLAKDVAQRQKAQQKRTKSKGGLRSNIKKISTNIQ; this is translated from the exons atggcTGAAAgcaatgtaaatatttgtagtGATGATTTTGactttatatttttggataTAGATCAGAATCTTTTAGATAATGAAATAGAAGACAATTTAAATGAAGCATTAGACGAG gtGACAGCAGCTGCAGTATTTACATGTCAAAactgtaaaaagttttataaaactaaaggTGGATTAACCAGACATATGCGTTCAAAACATACCAATAGAAAAACTGATGAAGTTAATCTACTatcaattgaaacattaaaaatattagtaactgaagctataaatactttattaagtGAAAAATACTATCCAGATtcaatattagataaaatatctcaatataataatgaaattaatgatGTATTATACAATCAATGcaatacaatttacaaaaagttagTGAATTCAGGTAATGGTGAAAATTTTTACATGCAAACTTACTCTACACTTATAAAAGACTCtgagaaatattttaatgagCTTGAAAAACCTTGCAGTACACTTATTTCAACGACATTaactgataaaattttatattattacaaaaaatcatGTTCACTGAATAAACCGATTGAACCTAAGCCCATCTCTGCAAAAGAGTTAGATGGTTTGCAATACTTGGCTGGCTACGTAGtatccaaatttttaaagaaggcTAAGAACAGTAAAAATTATCAGTCTGCAGAAAACCAAGCaattattgcaattttaaaacactcaattcttgaaaaaaataagccAAGCGGGCAAATACTTATTGATGCTCAAAACAGAGGTGGACTGACCTCATTAACAGAAGAGtgtcaacaaatttttattcaaacagaaataaaatttcgaGCTGAAACTATAGATACATTGTTGAGGAAGATTGACATTCCCAATATGGCGTCTGAACTAATTAGAAATACGACTGTCCAATGCTTTTATAATGCTATTGTTGATAATTCATGTcagtttaaaattgaaaaagaaataaaaacaaatctctTAGAGAATATGATCAAATTGTACTTGAGAGTAAGAACGTTTTCGTTGGCTAAAGATGTTGCTCAAAGACAAAAAGCACAACAAAAAAGAACCAAATCAAAAGGTGGACTTAgatcaaacataaaaaaaatatctacaaatatacaataa
- the LOC100212574 gene encoding interleukin-1 receptor-associated kinase 1-binding protein 1 isoform X2, whose protein sequence is MQDTVEAVKQSISRRIDYILQTLRNNNTSDVTTHQTLSYSKEDNLYTIQAEIIIEFRDIVTYENTLNFLVEKLGDRISFPKNPLFYHSTGKLTELRRQASLNAVHNSRSKALSIAQLLNQSLGSPILIQEEDVTETKGVHLGDDAVSIQSQLELNTTKVTVKVYAVFECIERLKKSI, encoded by the exons ATGCAA gaTACGGTTGAAGCTGTTAAGCAAAGTATTTCTCGTCGTATTGATTACATACTTCAAACTTTAAGAAATAACAATACTAGTGATGTTACCACACATCAGACGTTATCTTACTCCAAAGAAGACAATTTATATACAATTCAAGCAGAAATTATAATTGAATTTCGCGATATTGTAACATAtgaaaatacattaaattttttagttgaaaaactCGGAGATCGAATAAGTTTTCCAAAAAATCCATTATTTTACCATTCAACAGGGAAGTTGACCGAACTGCG ACGTCAAGCAAGTTTAAATGCCGTCCATAATTCTCGCAGTAAAGCGTTGTCGATAGCTCAGCTTCTCAATCAGAGTCTCGGTTCCCCTATTCTAATCCAAGAAGAAGATGTAACTGAAACAAAAGGTGTTCATTTGGGGGATGATGCTGTTTCGATACAAAGTCAACTTGAACTTAACACAACAAAAGTAACAGTTAAAGTTTATGCTGTATTCGAATGCATTGAGAGGTTgaagaaaagtatttaa
- the LOC100212574 gene encoding interleukin-1 receptor-associated kinase 1-binding protein 1 isoform X1, whose product MLKPAQMFVSLNNDSDESKDNVEKKCTRQIRIHEVGEAVMKPDRIKSYLKLYASKDTVEAVKQSISRRIDYILQTLRNNNTSDVTTHQTLSYSKEDNLYTIQAEIIIEFRDIVTYENTLNFLVEKLGDRISFPKNPLFYHSTGKLTELRRQASLNAVHNSRSKALSIAQLLNQSLGSPILIQEEDVTETKGVHLGDDAVSIQSQLELNTTKVTVKVYAVFECIERLKKSI is encoded by the exons ATGCTTAAACCTGCTCAAATGTTCGtttctttaaataatgattCTGATGAAAGCAAAGataatgtagaaaaaaaatgtacGAGACAGATACGAATACATGAAGTGGGTGAGGCAGTTATGAAACCGGATCGCATTAAAAGTTATCTTAAATTATATGCAAGTAAG gaTACGGTTGAAGCTGTTAAGCAAAGTATTTCTCGTCGTATTGATTACATACTTCAAACTTTAAGAAATAACAATACTAGTGATGTTACCACACATCAGACGTTATCTTACTCCAAAGAAGACAATTTATATACAATTCAAGCAGAAATTATAATTGAATTTCGCGATATTGTAACATAtgaaaatacattaaattttttagttgaaaaactCGGAGATCGAATAAGTTTTCCAAAAAATCCATTATTTTACCATTCAACAGGGAAGTTGACCGAACTGCG ACGTCAAGCAAGTTTAAATGCCGTCCATAATTCTCGCAGTAAAGCGTTGTCGATAGCTCAGCTTCTCAATCAGAGTCTCGGTTCCCCTATTCTAATCCAAGAAGAAGATGTAACTGAAACAAAAGGTGTTCATTTGGGGGATGATGCTGTTTCGATACAAAGTCAACTTGAACTTAACACAACAAAAGTAACAGTTAAAGTTTATGCTGTATTCGAATGCATTGAGAGGTTgaagaaaagtatttaa